The window TTAAAAACAAACTTTCTTTTTTCAGATGGAGGTGTAGGACTGCTGATAATTCCAGAAACAATGAAGGATCAATTTGATACAGCTGTTGAGGTTCTGGATATTAAACTTGATCACATTCCGGGAGATGAAATAAAAATACAAAGAGGGAAATTTATCTTAGGAAATAAACTTAAAGAGATTATACCTCCTATAGTCTCAAGTCATGTTATAAAACCTTTACTAAAAAAGTATGATCTTGACATAAATGATATTAAAGAATGGGCTATTCATCAGGGTGGATATGCGATATTAGAAAAATTTAAAGAAAAAGAGATTTTAGGTCTTTCCGACCTTCAGATAAAAAAAGCTGAGGAACTTTTTTCAATGTATGGCAATCTTAGCTCTCCAAGCTCTTTTTTTATCTTTGATAGCTTTTTCCACGAGAAAAAAGAAAAAAAAGAAAGCTTAGGTATGATAATAGGCTTTGGGGCAGGGTATTACATAGGTTCAGCCCTTTATAAATGGGTTTAAACACATTATGACAATTCTCATTTAATAATTTCAGATACAACAATATTATAATTTAAACAATTAAAAATAATCAGGAGGTATGAAAAATGCCAAAAATCAACAACTATGTTGATATTTCAACTGTAGAAAAGGAAGCAAAAAGGGACTACATTGACAGACACTCACCATTTGTTCATGTAGAAGGAAATGCTGTTAAAGGACAAAAGCTCAAAGTTAAGGTAAAAGTGGGAGAAGAATACTGCCACCCAGATGATTTTGACCATTACATAGCGTGGGTTCAGCTCTGGGACGGGGACACATTCTTAGGACAGGCTACTTTTGTTCCGGGAGTTCAGGGCAACCAGTGTTCTCAGGCTGAGGTTGATTTCTACATTGTGCCCACAAAAAATAAACTCAAACTTCAGGCGATGAGCTACTGCACAAAACATGGTCTTTGGCAGGGACCAGAAGTTGAGGTGGAAGTTCAGGAAGCACAGGCACCTGCAGGTGCATAAGATAAAGCCCCTTGATGGGGCTTTTTTAATTTGTGATAAAATAAAATCAAAACATACCGGCGGTGGGCAAAATGCATAAAGATGAAGACCTTATGAAAAACCCATTTATGACGAATATGAAATTTCTTCAGCAGGCAGAGGAAGAAACAGAGTTTCAGAGAATTCTAAAAATCCTGACAGTCCCCTCAAAAAGTGGAATTTACATATCAAGGTATGATCTGAAAAAAATGGGCAGCCTTCTTGGTGTAGATATACCCATAAAAGAAAGAAAAGAGATGCTTAAGGATCTTTTTATCTACGCCAAGCAGATGAACCAGCTAAAACAGTTTCTTGACATAATTATTGATTTTATAAACTACAGAATATCACAGTATCAGGAAATAACAGAAAATTTCCCAAAGTCAGAAAAAATGACATCAAACTGGATAAAAAAGGCAAAATCCTTAATTGATTTTATTGAAAACATGAAAAAAGAGGTTGATATTTACAAAAATATTTAATCAGGATACAGCTCAAAATAAATATCCTGATCAAGCCCTTTTATGCTTTCTATCCTAAAGTTTACAGACTGTGATACATCTTCCACCCCCAGACTACCGACAGATGACAAACCGTCCTCACCTATAAGTTTAGGTGCCTGAAAAAGTGATATTTTGTCGAACAGACCCCTTTCAATAAACTGTGTAATCAGATCCTTACCTCCCTCAACAAGAAGATGCATAACATTAAGATCATAAAGAGAGGATAGTATATCCTCAACTGCAAACCTGTTGTCTTTTAATGGAAGAAAGATAATATTTACACCTTTTTCTTTTAGCTTTTTAACCTTTTCTGAAGGTGCACTTTTTGAAGCAAAAACTATAGTTTTTGATGAGCTGTCAAATATTTTGTAATTTTCAGGGGTTTTAAGATCTTTATCAATCAGAACCCTAACAGGCTGTTTTTTTGAAGGGTAATCTCTTACAGTAAGACTTGGGTTATCAGATAAAGCAGTTCCAACACCAACCATAACAGCTGTTGCCTCTTTTCTGAGCTTGTGTGCATACCTTCTTGCTTTTTCCCCTGTTATCCATTTTGATGAGCCTGTTTTTGTTGCTATTTTTCCATCAAGGGTCTGGGCTATCTTCAGGTGAACAAAAGGTCTTTTTTCTTTTATGTAAACAAAAAAGTCCTCATTTATCTTTTCTGCTTTTTCCTTAAGAATGCCAACATCAACCTCAATTCCTGCTTTTCTCAGAGTTTGAACACCTTTCCCGGAAACAAGAGGATTTGGATCAAGTGCTGCCACAACGACCCTTTTTATCCTTCTGTCTATTATAGCCTGTGTGCATGGAGGGGTTTTGCCGTAATGACAGCAAGGCTCAAGTGTTACATACATGGTAGAACCGGTTATATCAAAACCTTTTGAAACAGCATCTTTTATCGCCTCCCTTTCTGCGTGGGGAAGACCAGCTTTTCTATGGTAGCCTTTTCCTATTATTTTTCCATCTTTTACAATAACAGCCCCAACAGCTGGGTTTGGATGGGTGTATCCTTTCCCTTTCTCTGCAAGTTTTAGAGCCTCTTTCATATATCTAATATCTTCTTTTTCCATATTTGCATGACTTCCACAATAGTTTTATCTTTAATTTTACCTACAAAAATTTCAGAGGGAAAAATGTATAACATAAACAAGGATCTTGCAAACATTTTCAAAAAGATGGCTGCCATATACGAGTTCTTAGATGACAGGTTCAGGGCTATGGCTTACCAGAGAGCTGCCCATATTATTGAGGATCTTCCTGATGATGTCAGGAACTATATGGCATCTGGAAAACTTTATATGATAAGAGGGATAGGATCAAGTATAGCCTCAAAAATTGAGGAGTATGTCAAAACAGGCAAAATCCAGAAATATGAAGAACTGAAGAAAAAAGTCCCGGAAGATTTTATAGAACTTATAGATCTTCCAGGATTTGGTCCTAAAACATTAAAGAGAATATATGAAGAGCTTGGGATATCAACAAAAGAAGAACTGATTAAAGCTCTAAAAGATGGAAGAATAGAAAGACTTGAAGGGTTTGGTCCTAAAAAGGTTGAAAATATGCTCAAAGGACTGCAGATGTATGAGATATCAAAAAGGAGAATTCTCCTGTGGGAAGCTCTGCAGATATCAAAATACATAGTTGATAAACTGAAAAAAAATCTAAAGCAGATCCACAGAATAGAGGTTGTTGGAAGCACAAGAAGAAGAAAGGAAACTATAGGAGATCTTGATATCCTTGTTACAGCAGATGATAAGGACAGGCTACCGATAATGGATTTTTTTACATCTATTGAAGAAGTTTCTGAGGTTCTGGTAAAGGGTCCCAAAAAATCATCTGTTATCATGAAATTTGAGGGAAAAGAAAGGCAGGTTGACCTGAGAATATTCAAAGATGAGGAATGGGGAGCCGCTCTCCAGTATTTTACAGGATCAAAACAACACAACATACATCTGAGAGAGATAGCGAAGGAAAAAGGGCTGAAGATTAACGAGTACGGGGTTTTTAAGGCAGACACAGAAGAAAAGATAGCAGGGGAAACAGAGGAAAGCGTTTACAGGTCAGTAGGTATGGACTGGATACCTCCAGAGCTGAGGGAAGACAGGGGAGAGATAGAAGCTGCAGTGGAGCATAAACTACCTATTCTTGTAGAGCTAAAGGATATAAAAGGAGATCTTCACGTCCACTCAACATGGTCTGACGGGACTTTTTCAATCAAAGATCTTGTTGATTTTGTCAGGAAAAACTACAGGTATGAATACATAGTTATCACAGATCACTCAAAATCCCAGAGGGTGGCACACGGACTTGATGAGAACAGACTTATTGAAGAGATAAAAGAGATAAACCTTATAAACAAAATGGTAGGTCTTGATTTTGTAAAAAAAGGAATAGAGGTTGATATACTTCTTGACGGAAGTTTAGACCTGTCTGATGAAGTGTTATCCCAGCTTGACTGGGTTGTTGCATCTGTCCATAGCCATTTTAATAGGGATAACACCGACAGAATATTAAAAGCGATGGAAAATCCATATGTAAATGCTATAGGACACCCCACAGGAAGATTAATAGGAATGAGGGAAGCATACCCTGTAGATATGGATGCAGTAATAAAAGCCGCAAAAGAAACAGGAACAGCTCTTGAGATTAATGCCCAACCTTCAAGAATGGACATAGATGAGATATGGGTTAGAAAAGCTGTTGAGGAAGGCGTAAAGCTGGTGATCTCCACAGATGCCCACAACACAGGGCATTTTGCTTTTATGGAGGTTGGTGTTTCTATAGCCAGAAGGGGATGGGCAACAAAAAGGGATATTCTCAACACAAAAAGCTGGAAAGAGATAAAAAAGTTTGTTGATGCAAAAAAGAAAAAGTTCGGCGTAAAGGTATAAAATGGGAACATTAAGATCTTTTCTTTCTGAAAATGATCTTGACGGTAGAGTTTACACAATAATTCAGGAGATAATCGGCAGGGATAAATTTGAAGAGTTGAAAGACTTTTTACATTTTTACAAAATAACGGCAGAGATAATAGATGACAAATTAGAGATAAAACAGTTTTCCCATGAAAAGAAAAAATGGATAATGATAGCCTCCTTTAACATCAAAACAAAAAATGTGGAAAAATCAATAAACAGATCAGATTTTCTGAAACTGCTTGATGAAGAAAATGAATACATTTTAAGATCAACAGAAGAAGAGATAAAAAGAACAGCAAATATAATACTGGCACTTTTATTTCTTATCTTAGGTGCTATATTATCCCTCCTGCTTATAAATGTAATAAAATAATAAAAAACAGCAGGAGGACAAATTGGTAAGAGTAAGGTTTGCACCAAGCCCAACAGGATATTTACATCTTGGAAATGCAAGAACAGCCCTTTTCAACTACATATATGCAAAACATACAGGAGGAAAAATAGTTCTCAGGATTGAGGATACAGACAGGGAAAGATCAAAAAAAGAGTATGAGGATATGCTTATAGATGATCTGAAATGGCTTGGTATAGAATGGGATGAGGGACCAGATGTTGGGGGTGAATACGCACCATACAGACAGTCTGAAAGAATAGATATCTACTACCAATATGTAGAAAAACTAAAAGAAACCGGTCATATATACAAATGTTTCTGCACACCTGAGGAGCTTGAGGAAGAAAGAAAAAAAGCTATGGTAGAAGGAAGACCACCAAGATACTCAGGAAAATGCAGAAATTTATCTCCTGAAGATATTAAAAAACTTGAGGAAGAAGGAAAGCCTTACGTCTGGAGGTTTAGAGTTCCTGACGGTGAGTATATAGTTTTTGATGATCTTATAAAAGGAACTGTTGAGATAAATGTTGATGAGTTTGGGGATTTTGTTATAGTTAGATCAGACGGCTCACCTGTTTACAACTTTGTTGTTGTTGTAGATGATGCTCTGATGAAGATTACACATGTTATTAGGGGGGAAGACCACCTTTCAAACACCCCAAAACAGATACTTATCTACAGGGCTTTGGGATTTCAGGAGCCTAAATTTGCACATCTTCCTATAATACTGGGAGAAGACAGAAGTAAACTGTCCAAAAGACACGGGGCTGTTTCTGTAAGAGCTTTTAGAGATGACGGGTATGTATCGGAAGCTATGTTCAACGGTCTTGCCCTTTTAGGCTGGCATCCAAAAGGGGATAATGAGGTCTTGTCAAAAGAGGAGATAATAGCCGAGTTTGATATTGAAGATGTCCACAATGCTCCTGCTGTTTTTGACAGGGCAAAGCTAAAATGGCTTAACGGGGTCTATATAAGGGAAAAATTAGATCTTGAAGATCTTACCAGAAGAGCTATTCCTTTTTTTGAAGGGTTTGGTTATAAAGCAGATTTTGATTATTACAAAAAGGTTATGGAGGCTATAAGGGACAGCCTTGAAACGCTTATGGATATAGAGGAAAGGGCTAAACCATTTTTTGTTGATGATTTCCACTACTCTGAAGATGGAAAAAAATTCCTTGAAGATGAAAACGGATATAAAGTAGTTCAGCTGTTTTATGAAAAGATAAAAGATATGGACAATATTACAAAAGAGGATTTTAAGAAAATAACAAAAGAGATACAGAAAGAAACAGGTATAAAAGGAAAAGGACTGTTTATGCCTATCAGAGTGGCTCTTACAGGGGAAACATCAGGGGTTGATATAGCTACTCTCGTTGAGGTTATAGGAATAGAAAGGGTAAAACACAGAATACAGAGAGCTCTGGAGTATTTTGGATGATAAGATGGATAACAGACTATCTTGGAGGAAGCAGGGTTCCTGAACCTGATGAGCTTATTTTATGGAAAGATGAAGGGGTTGATACTGTCATAAACCTTCTCAAAGGGGATTACGGCGATTTTATAGCACAGAAACAGAAAGAGATTGGCTTTGAGGTGATAAGGATACCTTTTGATATGTATCAGATTATCCCAGAAGAAGATTTTCTTGCTGTTTACCATTACATTGATGAGATAAAAAACAATAAAAAGATTGTTGTTCACTGCAAATACGGTCAGGCAAGGAGCGGAACATTTCTGGCAGGATACCTGATACATTCAGGTATTCCTTACGAAAAAGCGATTAATAAAGTTATGGAAAAAGGTTTTAACCCTCACACATTCCACCAGATAAACTTTTTAAAAAATCTTTCAGAAGGTAGATATGGTTGACCCTTCAAAGCTAAAAAGACTGAAGATATTTTTAAAAAAAGAAGGAAAGATTTTATCACCTGACGATCTTGAAAAACTTTCTGAAAACTTGCAGGAAGAAAGCTTAAAAAATTTTTTAACAGGACTGAAACATATCACAGAGAAGCATTTCACAGAAGCGATAAAATGGTTCCAGCTTTCTGACTGCAAAGATGTTCCACTTATTATAGCCCTTTTATCTCTGAAAGTTGGAGATACCTTTTTGTATGAGGAATACATAAATGAACCTTATGAAAATGAATGTCTTAAGAGATTAGAAATTGATATTTACTGCAAACTATTAGATAAAGAGATACTTCTCACAAAAAACAACCTTAAACAAATAATAGACCTGCTTAAATAAACAGATCTTCGTGGGAAGGTTTATTTATTCCGATACTTTCCCTTTCATAATATTTCTTTGTTCTGAACTTATATATTAAAATACTGTCTTCATTTTCTTCCATTATTTCTTTAAGCTGATCTTTTAAAACTCTTAAGGTAGCTTCAGAAATTTCCCCTTCAAATACGCTGTTTTGTACCCAAGTTAGATATTTTTTGCAGGTTTTATGAAACTTTTGAACTCTTTTTTCATTTGCATCATAAACAAGGATAATAAACATTTTTTCCTCTAATTCATCAAAAAAGGCTGATAAATATTTTCCCTAAAAAGATGTTTATAAAGCTTATAACACTCAAGCCTGATAAGTTTCCGGTAAGAAACCTTACCTAAATTTCTATACTTTAAGGTTGTATTAAGTTTCTCCTCAAAAGATTTTATAAATATCTGTTTTCCCTTGTCACTTAGATAAACATAATCAATATCCTGATCAAAATGTCCTAACTGGATCTGTCTTTTGTTTATAAGGCCGAATATAACACGGTCAACTATGACAGGCTTAAAAATCTCTGCAATGTCCAGATTTAGACTAAAAGATCTTTGGTTCGTCTGGTGTAAATAACCTATTCTTGGATCAAGATGTGTTCTGTAAATCTGTGCAAGAACCACCGTATAAAGCAAAGAATTGCCAAAACTTATAAGGGCATTAAGGGGATTTTCAGGTGGCTGTTTTGTTCTTTTATCAAAATAAAAATCCCCAATGTTTAAAATCACATTAAATGCCTCATAATACTTTTTCCTGATCTCTCCTTCAAGAGCCATAAGTGATGGAATATCTTCTTTATTTTTTATCTCTTTTAGTTTCTGCTCTATTTCCTCAATGTAGGGTTTTATGTATTCTTCCTTTGATCTTTTGTAATAGTTTAAATTTTTTAGTATGTTTAGGACAGCTCCCTCAACAAAGCTTTTTGCAAGATACAGTCTCTCATTTTTGTCTAAATAAAACTCCGCCTGCTTCAAAATGATAAATCCTGAATTTAGATACTCTCTTGGATAATAACTGCCTATATAATAGCCATAATGGTTATAAAAAAACAGCGGGATTTTGTTCTTTGTTAAAAATTCTAATACCCTTTTGTTCAGATCAATCTCTCCAAAAACATGTATTTCAGAAATAGAATTCACAGGAATGTTTTTCTTTTGATTGTCTTTGATAAATAGGAGTGTGTTGTCTTTTCTCTTTAATTGTCCGTCATTAAAGATATAAATCGGTTTTTTCACTTTCAGCTCCAGCACATCTCTTTATATGCACAGTTTTTGCAGTAAGGGATTTTGGTAGGAGATGGAGGTTTGTCTTTTTGAAGAATTTTTCTGGTATTTTCAACAGCTTTTTCTAGTTCATTTTCTATCTCTTTATTTAGGATTACTTTTTCTCTTTTTCTTTCTTCAGGAAAGAGAAGTTCTCCCTCCATATTTATTCCTTTTTGTTTTAGGTAAAAAAGATAAAATGCAACCTGCATTCTTGCACTTTTTAAGAATTTAGATGATCTTTTTATTTCTCCTATTACTTTTTTATCAGGAAGTATATCTATTTTTATTGTGTTATCTATAATAAACTCTTTTTTTTGCCTTTTGTAGTAGATATCGTGTATATGACGCCCTAATACTAAAAAATCGTTTTCTTGATCTGATTCTATT is drawn from Persephonella sp. and contains these coding sequences:
- a CDS encoding desulfoferrodoxin family protein — protein: MPKINNYVDISTVEKEAKRDYIDRHSPFVHVEGNAVKGQKLKVKVKVGEEYCHPDDFDHYIAWVQLWDGDTFLGQATFVPGVQGNQCSQAEVDFYIVPTKNKLKLQAMSYCTKHGLWQGPEVEVEVQEAQAPAGA
- the ribD gene encoding bifunctional diaminohydroxyphosphoribosylaminopyrimidine deaminase/5-amino-6-(5-phosphoribosylamino)uracil reductase RibD; the protein is MEKEDIRYMKEALKLAEKGKGYTHPNPAVGAVIVKDGKIIGKGYHRKAGLPHAEREAIKDAVSKGFDITGSTMYVTLEPCCHYGKTPPCTQAIIDRRIKRVVVAALDPNPLVSGKGVQTLRKAGIEVDVGILKEKAEKINEDFFVYIKEKRPFVHLKIAQTLDGKIATKTGSSKWITGEKARRYAHKLRKEATAVMVGVGTALSDNPSLTVRDYPSKKQPVRVLIDKDLKTPENYKIFDSSSKTIVFASKSAPSEKVKKLKEKGVNIIFLPLKDNRFAVEDILSSLYDLNVMHLLVEGGKDLITQFIERGLFDKISLFQAPKLIGEDGLSSVGSLGVEDVSQSVNFRIESIKGLDQDIYFELYPD
- the polX gene encoding DNA polymerase/3'-5' exonuclease PolX, which codes for MYNINKDLANIFKKMAAIYEFLDDRFRAMAYQRAAHIIEDLPDDVRNYMASGKLYMIRGIGSSIASKIEEYVKTGKIQKYEELKKKVPEDFIELIDLPGFGPKTLKRIYEELGISTKEELIKALKDGRIERLEGFGPKKVENMLKGLQMYEISKRRILLWEALQISKYIVDKLKKNLKQIHRIEVVGSTRRRKETIGDLDILVTADDKDRLPIMDFFTSIEEVSEVLVKGPKKSSVIMKFEGKERQVDLRIFKDEEWGAALQYFTGSKQHNIHLREIAKEKGLKINEYGVFKADTEEKIAGETEESVYRSVGMDWIPPELREDRGEIEAAVEHKLPILVELKDIKGDLHVHSTWSDGTFSIKDLVDFVRKNYRYEYIVITDHSKSQRVAHGLDENRLIEEIKEINLINKMVGLDFVKKGIEVDILLDGSLDLSDEVLSQLDWVVASVHSHFNRDNTDRILKAMENPYVNAIGHPTGRLIGMREAYPVDMDAVIKAAKETGTALEINAQPSRMDIDEIWVRKAVEEGVKLVISTDAHNTGHFAFMEVGVSIARRGWATKRDILNTKSWKEIKKFVDAKKKKFGVKV
- the cas2 gene encoding CRISPR-associated endonuclease Cas2, whose translation is MFIILVYDANEKRVQKFHKTCKKYLTWVQNSVFEGEISEATLRVLKDQLKEIMEENEDSILIYKFRTKKYYERESIGINKPSHEDLFI
- the gltX gene encoding glutamate--tRNA ligase, which encodes MVRVRFAPSPTGYLHLGNARTALFNYIYAKHTGGKIVLRIEDTDRERSKKEYEDMLIDDLKWLGIEWDEGPDVGGEYAPYRQSERIDIYYQYVEKLKETGHIYKCFCTPEELEEERKKAMVEGRPPRYSGKCRNLSPEDIKKLEEEGKPYVWRFRVPDGEYIVFDDLIKGTVEINVDEFGDFVIVRSDGSPVYNFVVVVDDALMKITHVIRGEDHLSNTPKQILIYRALGFQEPKFAHLPIILGEDRSKLSKRHGAVSVRAFRDDGYVSEAMFNGLALLGWHPKGDNEVLSKEEIIAEFDIEDVHNAPAVFDRAKLKWLNGVYIREKLDLEDLTRRAIPFFEGFGYKADFDYYKKVMEAIRDSLETLMDIEERAKPFFVDDFHYSEDGKKFLEDENGYKVVQLFYEKIKDMDNITKEDFKKITKEIQKETGIKGKGLFMPIRVALTGETSGVDIATLVEVIGIERVKHRIQRALEYFG
- the cas1b gene encoding type I-B CRISPR-associated endonuclease Cas1b; this encodes MKKPIYIFNDGQLKRKDNTLLFIKDNQKKNIPVNSISEIHVFGEIDLNKRVLEFLTKNKIPLFFYNHYGYYIGSYYPREYLNSGFIILKQAEFYLDKNERLYLAKSFVEGAVLNILKNLNYYKRSKEEYIKPYIEEIEQKLKEIKNKEDIPSLMALEGEIRKKYYEAFNVILNIGDFYFDKRTKQPPENPLNALISFGNSLLYTVVLAQIYRTHLDPRIGYLHQTNQRSFSLNLDIAEIFKPVIVDRVIFGLINKRQIQLGHFDQDIDYVYLSDKGKQIFIKSFEEKLNTTLKYRNLGKVSYRKLIRLECYKLYKHLFRENIYQPFLMN
- the cas4 gene encoding CRISPR-associated protein Cas4; translated protein: MENLEGINGTLIWYYYICPREVWLIGHSIESDQENDFLVLGRHIHDIYYKRQKKEFIIDNTIKIDILPDKKVIGEIKRSSKFLKSARMQVAFYLFYLKQKGINMEGELLFPEERKREKVILNKEIENELEKAVENTRKILQKDKPPSPTKIPYCKNCAYKEMCWS
- a CDS encoding dual specificity protein phosphatase, which produces MIRWITDYLGGSRVPEPDELILWKDEGVDTVINLLKGDYGDFIAQKQKEIGFEVIRIPFDMYQIIPEEDFLAVYHYIDEIKNNKKIVVHCKYGQARSGTFLAGYLIHSGIPYEKAINKVMEKGFNPHTFHQINFLKNLSEGRYG